Proteins encoded in a region of the Deinococcus aerius genome:
- a CDS encoding ATPase yields MIRSRHLHPGPPRGPREARLGGVPLTVLVGVTGVGKSTALAALRGADPAARVLPDRRQITDDVMILPLAGRAVTDRAERFALTARYRQLHPGGMAHALGTLSADLDHWGGHLIFDGLRGLEEVEYAAATFPAWRFVALNAPDGVRVRRLLGRADGFDRLAGGDGSDLRAELGRLPGVGEVFTPAELDALAALAAEGYDPADVLAKTAIVVTERQHYDPDAASAFLRTLPPRRALVLDTVALGPGQVAAAIRAWA; encoded by the coding sequence GTGATCCGCTCCCGCCACCTGCACCCCGGCCCCCCGCGCGGCCCCCGGGAAGCCCGCCTCGGCGGAGTGCCGCTCACCGTTCTCGTCGGCGTGACCGGCGTGGGCAAGAGTACGGCGCTGGCCGCCCTGCGCGGGGCCGACCCCGCCGCCCGGGTGCTGCCCGACCGCCGCCAGATCACGGACGACGTGATGATCCTGCCCCTGGCGGGGAGAGCCGTCACCGACCGCGCCGAACGCTTCGCCCTGACGGCCCGCTACCGCCAGCTTCACCCCGGCGGGATGGCCCACGCGCTGGGCACCCTGAGCGCCGACCTGGACCACTGGGGCGGCCACCTGATCTTCGACGGGCTGCGCGGCCTGGAGGAGGTGGAGTACGCCGCCGCGACCTTCCCCGCGTGGCGCTTCGTGGCCCTGAACGCCCCCGACGGGGTGCGGGTGCGCCGCCTGCTGGGCCGGGCCGACGGGTTCGACCGCCTGGCGGGAGGAGACGGTTCGGACCTGCGGGCGGAGCTGGGCCGTCTCCCTGGGGTGGGGGAGGTATTCACCCCCGCCGAACTGGACGCGCTGGCGGCGCTGGCAGCGGAGGGATACGACCCGGCGGACGTGCTGGCCAAGACGGCCATCGTGGTCACCGAACGCCAGCATTACGACCCGGACGCGGCGAGCGCCTTTCTGCGAACGCTGCCGCCCCGGCGCGCCCTCGTCCTCGACACGGTGGCGCTGGGTCCGGGGCAGGTGGCCGCCGCCATCCGGGCGTGGGCATGA
- a CDS encoding ABC transporter permease, with translation MRSEGLRPGYVWRVASRDLLSTLRDRRTITSTILIPLLLIPLFTLGLPLLLGRFIGGQAQERQKVGVVGTLPGSLRAALTRDEKTPGGAVTRAGVDLVPVTDPRAAVQSGEVEAALRAPDPLPARAGDGTGKLEVYAKLGNLRAQTGAFAKVESTVEAYNRQLAVERLGTLGLSAQTLTPVTLSPIDASPEQERRSGQLAFLIPLLMLNFILTGAMATALDATAGEKERGTLESLLVSPVRRSEVVAGKLLATTVTALTTACFSVLGFLLSGVVARAAVTQGETPAEVAQAFGGQLSLTAGSALALLATVVSAALLISAVLIALSIYARSYKEAQTYVTPLSLLIVFPAVLLQFSDFLTLSGGIYAIPLFGSMVAILDTVRGNLSAGHALTAIGANLLGALLVGLLARRSFGREEVIFRN, from the coding sequence GTGCGGTCTGAGGGGCTGCGCCCGGGCTACGTCTGGCGGGTGGCCTCGCGCGACCTGCTCTCCACCCTGCGCGACCGCCGCACGATCACGAGCACCATCCTGATCCCGCTGCTGCTGATCCCGCTGTTCACCCTGGGGCTGCCGCTGCTGCTGGGCCGCTTTATCGGCGGGCAGGCGCAGGAGCGGCAGAAGGTGGGCGTGGTGGGCACCCTGCCGGGGTCGCTGCGGGCGGCCCTGACCCGCGACGAGAAGACGCCGGGCGGGGCGGTGACGCGGGCCGGGGTGGACCTCGTGCCCGTGACCGACCCCCGCGCCGCCGTGCAGTCGGGCGAGGTGGAGGCGGCCCTGCGCGCCCCCGACCCCCTGCCCGCCCGCGCGGGTGACGGCACGGGCAAGCTGGAGGTGTACGCCAAGCTGGGCAACCTGCGCGCCCAGACCGGGGCCTTCGCCAAGGTGGAGTCCACCGTGGAGGCGTACAACCGCCAGCTCGCCGTGGAGCGCCTGGGCACACTGGGCCTGAGCGCCCAAACCCTCACGCCGGTCACCCTCTCCCCCATCGACGCCAGCCCCGAGCAGGAGCGGCGCAGCGGGCAGCTCGCCTTCCTGATCCCCCTCCTGATGCTGAACTTCATCCTGACGGGCGCGATGGCAACCGCCCTCGACGCCACGGCGGGCGAGAAGGAACGCGGCACTCTGGAGAGCCTCCTCGTCTCGCCCGTCCGCCGCTCGGAGGTCGTGGCCGGGAAACTCCTCGCCACCACCGTGACGGCCCTCACGACCGCCTGCTTCAGCGTGCTGGGCTTCCTGCTCAGCGGGGTGGTCGCGCGGGCGGCGGTGACCCAGGGCGAGACGCCCGCCGAGGTCGCCCAGGCGTTCGGGGGGCAGCTCTCCCTCACGGCCGGGAGTGCCCTCGCGCTGCTCGCCACGGTGGTCAGCGCTGCCCTCCTGATCAGCGCCGTCCTGATCGCCCTGAGCATCTATGCCCGCTCGTACAAGGAGGCGCAGACCTACGTGACGCCGCTGAGCCTCCTGATCGTCTTTCCCGCCGTGCTGCTGCAATTCAGCGACTTCCTGACCCTGAGCGGCGGCATCTACGCTATCCCCCTCTTCGGCAGCATGGTCGCCATCCTCGACACGGTCCGCGGCAACCTGAGCGCCGGGCACGCGCTGACCGCCATAGGAGCCAACCTGCTCGGGGCACTCCTCGTCGGGCTGCTCGCCCGGCGCTCCTTCGGGCGGGAGGAGGTCATCTTCAGGAACTAG
- a CDS encoding enolase C-terminal domain-like protein has product MSALRVARVEGLPFRLPLRGTLAWGAHSTLSAAEHVLVRVTLDDGTVGVAEATPRPTIYGETPGSVVAILRHLEPALLGVDITDEAGLNRVRNSVANNHTARGALDMALHDARARARGLTLWDTLLGPNPRVRVSFILGIDAPAAMLAEAERVVGAGVRCLKVKVGRNHARDLALIRDLRGAFGDGVQLYADSNETLTPGLAPAALAAMRDAGLTYVEEPLPVRDLRARAELHARGLLPIVADDSCFTPADLARELDFDTFDILNVKTARNGFTDGLAMLRAAAARGKRGMVGSQASTGLGTLHAALLSTQAGVTEPCELSFVLKLEEDLLDRPITFRDGWLDVPSLRHHVLNPHQLERHLV; this is encoded by the coding sequence ATGAGCGCGCTCAGGGTCGCCCGGGTGGAGGGGCTTCCCTTTCGCCTGCCGCTGCGGGGCACCCTGGCCTGGGGCGCCCACAGCACGCTCAGCGCCGCCGAACACGTCCTCGTGCGGGTGACGCTGGACGACGGCACGGTCGGCGTCGCGGAGGCCACCCCCCGGCCCACGATCTACGGCGAGACGCCGGGCAGCGTGGTCGCGATCCTGCGCCATCTCGAACCCGCCCTGCTGGGTGTGGACATCACGGACGAGGCAGGGCTCAACCGGGTGCGGAACAGCGTGGCGAACAACCACACGGCGCGGGGGGCGCTCGACATGGCGCTGCACGACGCCCGGGCGCGGGCGCGGGGGCTCACGCTCTGGGACACGCTGCTGGGGCCGAATCCGCGTGTGCGCGTCAGCTTCATCCTGGGAATCGACGCCCCCGCCGCCATGCTCGCCGAGGCCGAGCGGGTGGTGGGGGCGGGCGTCCGCTGCCTGAAGGTGAAGGTGGGCCGCAACCACGCCCGCGACCTCGCCCTGATCCGCGACCTGCGAGGCGCCTTCGGGGACGGGGTTCAGCTCTACGCCGACAGCAACGAGACGCTCACGCCTGGCCTGGCCCCTGCGGCCCTCGCCGCCATGCGGGACGCCGGGCTGACCTACGTGGAGGAGCCTCTTCCCGTGCGCGACCTGAGGGCGCGGGCCGAGCTGCACGCCCGGGGCCTCCTGCCCATCGTCGCCGACGACTCCTGCTTCACGCCCGCCGACCTGGCGCGCGAACTCGACTTTGACACCTTCGATATCCTGAACGTGAAGACGGCCCGCAACGGGTTCACCGACGGTCTGGCGATGCTGCGCGCCGCCGCCGCGCGCGGCAAGCGCGGCATGGTCGGCTCGCAGGCCAGCACGGGGCTGGGCACCCTGCACGCCGCGCTGCTGTCCACCCAGGCCGGGGTGACCGAGCCCTGCGAACTCAGCTTCGTCCTCAAGCTCGAGGAGGACTTGCTCGACCGGCCCATCACCTTCCGGGACGGCTGGCTGGACGTGCCCTCTCTAAGGCACCACGTCCTCAACCCACACCAACTGGAGCGCCACCTCGTGTAA
- a CDS encoding PRC-barrel domain-containing protein: MIKAKELLGRPIIAIDSGERIETTRDVVFDHQANEVLGLLVDEGGWFRAAKVVPFGAIRSIGEDAIMVDSADSVTSTREDGRLADVLESNVSLSGMTLLTTDGQNLGKIADVFFDEHTGRVEGYEATGGIFSDLSSGRTFVPAPENVQIGHDAAIVPISVAAAMQEQEPGGLKGALSSAGESLSSAYQTAAENVKQSYGNIAEATKERQKEFLVGKAAGSDVTLDDGTVLVHQGETITAEQTERADQAGKLSALLTSVTGGVLSETYGTVKERVQSGVENVRSASAEQQKQFVVGKTASTDVVANLADGVQEVIVHQGSVITEFQAERAQEAGVLPALVAAAGGGAIQEGVQGLRERLQPTQPAPLTVESTIGRRVRTDVRAPTGGLVAAQGQIVTPAIAERARQLGVEGALIAATVGGTSPTAGAGAALSGGVASVSEGASNLLERAKAWLGDKREEAGQALEERQEQMQEKRIRDALGRPVTRVILAPDDTIILNVGEIITHKAIDAARAGDVLDILLDSVSKEEVSIDPLSVRPHETGVAALEGQGDLAGQPGATSAASTSGNSATGSSVNPLDPNNPARQG, encoded by the coding sequence ATGATCAAAGCCAAGGAATTGCTGGGCCGCCCCATCATCGCCATCGACAGCGGGGAGAGGATAGAGACGACGCGCGACGTGGTGTTTGACCACCAGGCCAACGAGGTGCTGGGCCTGCTCGTGGACGAGGGCGGCTGGTTCCGCGCCGCCAAGGTGGTGCCCTTCGGGGCGATCCGCTCCATCGGCGAGGACGCCATCATGGTGGACAGCGCCGACTCGGTGACCTCCACCCGCGAGGACGGGCGGCTGGCCGACGTGCTGGAATCCAACGTCAGCCTGAGCGGCATGACGCTGCTCACGACCGACGGCCAGAACCTGGGCAAGATCGCCGACGTGTTCTTCGACGAACACACCGGCCGCGTCGAGGGCTACGAGGCGACCGGCGGGATCTTCAGCGACCTGAGCAGCGGGCGGACCTTCGTGCCCGCGCCCGAAAACGTGCAGATCGGCCACGACGCGGCCATCGTGCCCATCTCGGTGGCGGCGGCGATGCAGGAGCAGGAGCCGGGCGGCCTGAAGGGGGCGCTCAGCAGCGCGGGCGAGAGCCTGAGCAGCGCGTACCAGACCGCCGCCGAGAACGTCAAGCAGAGCTACGGCAACATCGCCGAGGCCACCAAGGAGCGCCAGAAGGAATTCCTGGTCGGCAAGGCGGCGGGCAGTGACGTGACCCTCGACGACGGCACCGTCCTCGTTCACCAGGGCGAGACCATCACCGCCGAGCAGACTGAGCGGGCCGACCAGGCGGGCAAGCTCTCCGCCCTGCTGACCAGCGTGACGGGCGGCGTGCTGTCCGAGACGTACGGCACCGTGAAGGAGCGGGTGCAGAGCGGCGTCGAGAACGTCCGCAGTGCCAGCGCCGAGCAGCAAAAGCAGTTCGTGGTGGGCAAGACGGCCTCGACCGACGTGGTCGCCAACCTCGCGGACGGGGTGCAGGAGGTCATCGTCCACCAGGGGAGCGTGATCACCGAGTTCCAGGCCGAGCGCGCCCAGGAGGCCGGGGTGCTGCCCGCCCTGGTCGCGGCGGCGGGTGGCGGGGCGATTCAGGAGGGGGTGCAGGGCCTGCGCGAGCGCCTTCAGCCCACCCAGCCCGCTCCCCTCACCGTGGAATCCACCATCGGCCGCCGGGTGCGGACGGACGTGCGCGCCCCCACCGGCGGCCTCGTCGCCGCGCAGGGCCAGATCGTTACCCCCGCCATCGCCGAGCGGGCGCGGCAGCTCGGGGTCGAGGGGGCGCTCATCGCCGCCACCGTGGGCGGAACTTCCCCCACGGCGGGCGCGGGTGCGGCCCTCTCCGGTGGCGTCGCCAGCGTCAGCGAGGGCGCGAGCAACCTGCTGGAGCGTGCCAAGGCCTGGCTGGGCGACAAGCGCGAGGAGGCCGGGCAGGCCCTGGAGGAGCGGCAGGAGCAGATGCAGGAAAAGCGCATCCGCGACGCGCTGGGCCGCCCCGTCACCCGCGTGATCCTCGCGCCCGACGACACCATCATCCTGAACGTGGGTGAAATCATCACCCACAAGGCCATCGACGCGGCCCGTGCGGGTGACGTACTCGACATTCTGCTCGACAGCGTCAGCAAGGAGGAGGTCAGCATCGACCCCCTCTCGGTTCGCCCGCATGAAACCGGGGTCGCGGCCCTGGAGGGGCAGGGTGATCTGGCCGGCCAGCCAGGGGCGACTTCCGCCGCCTCCACCTCGGGCAACTCGGCCACGGGGAGTTCCGTGAATCCCCTCGATCCCAACAATCCCGCACGTCAGGGTTGA